Proteins co-encoded in one Opitutus terrae PB90-1 genomic window:
- a CDS encoding GatB/YqeY domain-containing protein, with product MATIYETLRADVVSAMKARNQQATVALRTADALIQRTSLDQGKPIDDALVVATLRKAVKNLADAKEEFAKGGRTDLVAANDAEIQLLSKYLPAGLDATKLEAIVVEAITETGAQSKKEMGKVIGALKQRPDAGLIDFAAASKLVQGKLS from the coding sequence ATGGCTACGATTTACGAAACGCTGCGCGCCGACGTCGTGAGTGCGATGAAGGCACGCAACCAGCAGGCCACCGTGGCACTGCGCACGGCGGACGCGCTGATTCAGCGCACCTCGCTCGATCAGGGAAAACCGATCGACGACGCCTTGGTGGTCGCGACGCTGCGCAAGGCCGTCAAGAATCTGGCGGACGCCAAGGAAGAGTTCGCCAAGGGCGGACGCACCGACCTCGTGGCGGCGAACGACGCCGAGATTCAGCTGCTGTCCAAATATCTCCCCGCGGGCCTCGACGCGACGAAGCTCGAGGCGATCGTCGTCGAGGCGATCACCGAGACCGGTGCGCAGTCGAAAAAAGAAATGGGGAAGGTGATTGGCGCGCTTAAGCAACGGCCCGACGCGGGGCTGATCGACTTCGCCGCCGCCAGCAAGCTGGTGCAGGGAAAGCTGAGCTGA
- a CDS encoding flavin monoamine oxidase family protein yields MHQEPADVVVIGAGAAGMAAAATLARGGAQVVVLEARDRLGGRIWTHQPKGWSMPIELGAEFLHGENQALAAWLRRGRLQQIPVSEQHWLASGSQHTPIPDVWDRINAVMARIGPRYRGAFGAWLERHDDRIDDADQVLARTFVEGFHGAPLDEMSAHTLYRAARGPAEEQARIRGGYGRLVDVLERAMKDQRVDVRLNTVVTEVRWKRGAVTVVAKEAAWQARAVVVTLPVGVLQAAPGTRGAIRFVPALPQKEREWRRLGCGHAIRVVLRLRADVWRRGGLPAELRARQGRAFGFLHSDEPEFPVWWSEAPQPVLVGWTGGPAAARWSGASPQRQQRAARRVLARLLACPVTRLERVILDWRTHDWTADPFSRCAYSFSAAGAEHVPALLARPVQRTVFFAGEATADPLELGTVHGALMSGERAAREVRKEIES; encoded by the coding sequence ATGCACCAAGAGCCGGCAGACGTCGTGGTCATTGGCGCCGGGGCGGCCGGGATGGCGGCGGCGGCGACGCTCGCGCGCGGCGGTGCCCAGGTTGTTGTGCTGGAGGCTCGCGACCGCCTGGGTGGGCGGATCTGGACGCACCAGCCGAAAGGCTGGTCGATGCCGATCGAACTCGGCGCGGAATTTTTGCACGGGGAAAACCAGGCGCTGGCGGCGTGGCTTCGCCGTGGACGGTTGCAGCAGATACCCGTGTCGGAACAGCACTGGCTCGCCAGCGGGAGCCAACACACGCCGATACCCGACGTGTGGGACCGAATCAACGCGGTGATGGCGCGGATCGGCCCGCGCTATCGCGGGGCGTTCGGCGCGTGGCTGGAGCGGCACGACGACCGCATCGACGATGCCGACCAGGTGCTCGCGCGCACGTTCGTCGAGGGATTTCACGGCGCGCCGCTGGATGAGATGAGTGCGCACACGCTGTATCGCGCTGCCCGCGGTCCCGCCGAGGAACAGGCGCGCATCCGCGGCGGCTACGGCCGGCTGGTGGATGTGCTGGAGCGTGCCATGAAGGACCAACGGGTCGACGTGCGACTGAACACCGTCGTGACGGAGGTCCGGTGGAAGCGCGGTGCCGTCACCGTGGTGGCGAAGGAAGCCGCCTGGCAGGCGAGGGCCGTCGTCGTGACGCTGCCCGTGGGCGTGCTGCAGGCCGCGCCGGGGACGCGAGGGGCAATTCGTTTCGTGCCGGCGTTGCCTCAGAAGGAGCGTGAGTGGCGTCGGCTCGGCTGCGGACACGCGATCCGCGTGGTGCTGCGGTTGCGCGCGGATGTCTGGCGACGGGGCGGGCTGCCGGCCGAGTTGCGCGCGCGACAGGGCCGGGCGTTCGGGTTTCTCCATTCGGATGAACCCGAGTTTCCGGTGTGGTGGTCGGAAGCGCCGCAGCCGGTGTTGGTGGGCTGGACCGGCGGACCCGCGGCTGCGCGATGGTCCGGCGCCTCGCCCCAGCGGCAGCAGCGTGCTGCGCGCCGCGTGCTCGCCCGGCTGCTCGCGTGTCCCGTCACCCGGCTCGAACGCGTGATCCTGGACTGGCGCACGCATGACTGGACGGCGGATCCGTTCAGTCGCTGCGCCTACAGTTTTTCCGCGGCAGGGGCCGAACACGTCCCGGCGCTGCTGGCGCGACCGGTGCAACGCACGGTGTTCTTCGCGGGTGAGGCGACCGCAGATCCGCTGGAGCTTGGAACGGTGCATGGCGCGCTGATGAGCGGCGAGCGCGCGGCGAGAGAGGTGCGGAAGGAAATCGAGAGCTGA
- a CDS encoding four-helix bundle copper-binding protein has protein sequence MKMIETMLRSHPHADLQRSEAYADVLNALALCGQICTSCADACLGETEHLANLRRCIRLNLDCADVCQTTARLIVRQTETPNELIHSQLHACVLACQLCADECETHASMHDHCRVCAETCRHCQERCNFLLGEISASGVEEERADLRPTDSPPLSR, from the coding sequence ATGAAAATGATTGAAACGATGCTGCGCAGCCATCCCCATGCCGATCTACAGCGCTCTGAAGCTTATGCCGACGTGCTCAACGCGCTCGCGCTCTGTGGACAGATCTGCACGTCCTGCGCGGACGCCTGTCTCGGCGAAACCGAGCACCTCGCAAACCTGCGCCGCTGCATCCGGCTCAACTTGGATTGCGCCGACGTGTGTCAGACCACCGCGCGACTGATCGTGCGGCAGACCGAAACACCCAACGAGCTGATTCACTCCCAACTTCACGCGTGCGTGCTGGCCTGCCAGCTCTGCGCCGACGAGTGCGAGACGCATGCGTCCATGCACGATCACTGTCGCGTCTGCGCGGAAACGTGCCGGCATTGCCAGGAACGCTGCAACTTTCTGCTCGGGGAAATCTCCGCGTCCGGCGTGGAAGAGGAGCGAGCCGATCTGCGACCGACCGACAGCCCGCCGCTCTCGCGGTAA
- a CDS encoding DNA-3-methyladenine glycosylase 2 family protein produces the protein MVSPTHRLRLSPAQMYARVLAGDPAWNGHFFTGVLTTGIYCLPSCKARKPKRENVRFFPTCEAARAAGLRPCKKCHPDDFARGADPVLESVEQLVAEMRANPAAFSEARALVRRLGFGVTRTFELLRLHYHTTPAELLTRARIAAAQQQLLAGATPLADIAYSVGFDALSVFHENFRRLTGLTPARYRELPHARSFELTLPDGYLLGYLRRALSRDAQSVSERLEGDVYTAAVNLSGGPALLTLRLNPSPVRVEVIPAAGGTGVPPVGSRPPTKGERVPDVASGVPTNTLEAHAIAIGLLGLEDDASSFARLARKLGLARLVAGRSELRISRIPSVFDGLVWAIIGQQINFSFACVLKRRLTELAGTRLSNGLMAPPTPTAIARLEPDELVPLQFSRQKAGYLITTARAITAGELDLAQLPSMSASRAERTLLALHGFGPWSVNYVMMRALGFADCVPLGDTGVTSGLQSLLHLEQRPDVDATRRLMAVFSPHRSLATAHLWQLNLPRPT, from the coding sequence GTGGTTTCGCCCACCCATCGGCTCCGCCTTTCGCCCGCCCAGATGTATGCCCGCGTGCTCGCCGGCGACCCGGCGTGGAACGGCCATTTTTTCACGGGCGTGCTCACCACGGGCATCTACTGCCTCCCATCCTGCAAGGCGCGCAAACCCAAACGGGAGAACGTGCGCTTTTTTCCGACGTGTGAAGCCGCGCGCGCCGCCGGATTGCGTCCGTGCAAGAAATGCCACCCCGACGATTTTGCCCGCGGCGCGGATCCCGTGCTCGAAAGCGTCGAGCAGCTCGTGGCCGAAATGCGGGCCAACCCGGCGGCGTTTTCGGAGGCGCGTGCGCTCGTGCGCCGGCTGGGGTTCGGCGTCACCCGCACGTTCGAACTGCTCCGGCTGCACTATCACACCACGCCCGCCGAGTTGCTCACACGCGCGCGCATCGCCGCCGCCCAGCAGCAGCTGCTCGCCGGGGCAACGCCGCTGGCCGACATCGCGTACAGCGTCGGTTTCGATGCCCTCTCCGTTTTCCACGAAAACTTCCGCCGGCTGACCGGGCTCACGCCGGCGCGCTATCGTGAGCTACCCCATGCCCGGAGCTTCGAGCTGACACTGCCCGACGGCTACCTGCTCGGCTACCTGCGCCGCGCGCTCAGCCGGGATGCGCAAAGCGTGAGCGAGCGGCTCGAAGGCGACGTCTACACCGCCGCCGTGAATCTGTCGGGCGGGCCGGCATTGCTCACCCTGCGCCTCAACCCTTCGCCCGTTCGCGTCGAGGTCATTCCGGCTGCGGGTGGCACGGGCGTCCCGCCCGTGGGTTCGCGCCCGCCTACAAAAGGCGAGCGTGTGCCGGACGTCGCAAGCGGCGTCCCTACCAACACGCTCGAGGCCCATGCGATCGCGATCGGACTGCTCGGGCTCGAGGATGACGCGAGCTCGTTCGCGCGGCTCGCGCGCAAGCTCGGTTTGGCGCGGCTCGTCGCCGGTCGGAGTGAACTTCGCATCAGCCGCATTCCCTCCGTGTTCGACGGACTCGTCTGGGCGATCATCGGCCAGCAGATCAACTTCAGCTTCGCCTGCGTGTTGAAACGCCGGCTGACCGAGCTCGCGGGCACGCGGCTGTCCAACGGACTGATGGCGCCGCCGACGCCGACAGCGATCGCGCGGCTCGAGCCGGACGAGCTCGTGCCCCTGCAGTTCTCGCGCCAGAAAGCAGGCTACCTGATCACCACCGCGCGGGCAATCACCGCGGGCGAATTGGATCTTGCGCAGCTCCCCTCGATGTCCGCCAGCCGCGCGGAGCGCACGCTGCTCGCGCTGCACGGGTTCGGCCCGTGGTCGGTAAACTACGTGATGATGCGCGCGCTTGGGTTTGCCGACTGCGTGCCGCTCGGCGACACCGGCGTGACCAGCGGGCTGCAATCCCTCCTCCACCTCGAGCAACGGCCTGACGTCGACGCCACGCGGCGGCTGATGGCCGTGTTCTCTCCTCACCGCAGCCTCGCCACGGCGCACCTGTGGCAACTCAACCTCCCCCGGCCCACATGA
- a CDS encoding methylated-DNA--[protein]-cysteine S-methyltransferase, protein MSSIFYDTFTTPFGDFSAAVDDAGNVVATAFGDLAALRQRLRSSRRCSLAGRGVPAEPAVSAAHRDGSPYRSLARNPAVHAAGHEMSRDAEWVSDQHRTGAVREQVGEYCGGARQEFDLPLAPTGSAFQQRVWTALRAIPFGTTCSYAQLAARLGLSGGARAIGGANAANPICLIVPCHRIIGSNGALTGFAFGEERKRALLEHERAATLAASRAPAVPQAACRA, encoded by the coding sequence ATGAGCTCGATTTTCTACGATACCTTCACGACTCCCTTCGGCGATTTTTCCGCTGCGGTCGATGACGCGGGCAATGTCGTCGCGACCGCGTTCGGCGATCTCGCCGCGCTACGACAGCGGCTGCGCTCTTCCCGCCGCTGCAGCCTGGCGGGGCGAGGCGTCCCCGCCGAGCCGGCGGTGTCCGCGGCTCACCGGGACGGGTCGCCCTACCGCAGCCTCGCGAGAAATCCCGCGGTTCACGCCGCGGGCCACGAGATGTCTCGCGATGCTGAATGGGTGAGCGACCAACATCGCACCGGCGCCGTTCGCGAGCAGGTCGGCGAGTATTGCGGCGGCGCGCGGCAGGAGTTCGATCTGCCGCTGGCACCGACCGGCAGCGCGTTTCAGCAACGCGTGTGGACGGCGCTGCGCGCGATTCCGTTCGGCACGACGTGCAGCTATGCACAGCTCGCCGCCCGCCTCGGCCTGAGCGGCGGCGCGCGTGCCATCGGCGGGGCGAACGCCGCCAATCCCATCTGCCTGATCGTGCCGTGCCATCGCATCATCGGCAGCAACGGGGCGTTGACCGGCTTCGCGTTCGGCGAGGAGCGCAAGCGGGCGCTGCTCGAGCACGAGCGCGCGGCGACGCTCGCTGCATCGCGGGCTCCGGCCGTGCCCCAGGCAGCGTGCCGGGCGTGA
- a CDS encoding chemotaxis protein CheD, with protein sequence MKATDLPHAAITTYALGSCLGVCCYDRANRIGGMLHAMLPDSSQSARRELKSAMYLDTGVPALLQSVIELGGDPKHSEFKVFGGARVGDGTDFFNIGSRNVEAMTALIHRYDLEVNYWHVGGQTNRTITLYLDNGDVRLRMPGRQEFIV encoded by the coding sequence TTGAAAGCGACCGACCTCCCGCATGCCGCGATCACGACCTACGCCCTCGGGTCGTGCCTCGGCGTCTGCTGCTACGATCGCGCGAACAGGATCGGCGGCATGCTGCACGCGATGCTGCCCGACTCGTCGCAAAGCGCGCGCCGCGAGCTGAAATCGGCGATGTATCTCGATACGGGCGTGCCTGCGCTGCTCCAGAGCGTGATCGAACTTGGTGGCGACCCGAAGCACTCCGAGTTCAAGGTCTTCGGTGGCGCGCGCGTCGGCGACGGCACGGATTTCTTCAACATCGGCAGTCGCAACGTCGAGGCCATGACGGCGCTCATTCATCGTTACGACCTGGAGGTCAACTACTGGCACGTGGGCGGACAAACCAACCGCACCATCACGCTCTACCTCGACAACGGCGACGTGCGTCTTCGGATGCCCGGCCGCCAGGAGTTCATCGTATGA
- a CDS encoding HDOD domain-containing protein, producing MTQRPLPLSDLVEQARHLPCAPWLLPKLLELLNDPAAAAEQIEALIKLDAGLATATLRLANSAYFGNATPCDTFSDAIVRLGFRELYRLVSTTMAGRWLNHAVSGYGWEPGDLYRHSLTVAVAADLIAQQTGRVQPELAYTGGLIHDVGKLALAFVRGDDFEAVRAHQAAQRCAWRAAEHHIFGYDHTDVAGELLQSWTFPTSLIEIVRFYPRPALADQEHRSLVTHIHAAKHLALCIGTGVGEDGFHTEIDESALREEGITPAILDGLLPEVLITATKLLEEEATRAP from the coding sequence ATGACCCAGCGCCCTCTGCCACTCTCCGATCTCGTCGAACAGGCGCGCCATCTTCCCTGCGCTCCGTGGCTGCTGCCGAAGCTGCTCGAGCTGCTCAACGATCCCGCCGCCGCCGCCGAGCAGATCGAAGCTTTGATCAAGCTCGATGCGGGTCTCGCGACCGCGACGCTCCGGCTGGCCAATTCCGCGTATTTCGGCAACGCGACGCCGTGCGACACATTCAGCGATGCGATCGTGCGGCTGGGCTTTCGTGAGCTCTATCGGCTCGTCAGCACGACGATGGCCGGCCGGTGGCTCAACCATGCCGTGAGCGGTTACGGCTGGGAGCCGGGTGATCTCTATCGGCATTCGCTCACCGTGGCGGTGGCGGCGGACCTGATCGCGCAACAAACCGGGCGCGTGCAGCCGGAGCTGGCTTACACCGGCGGACTGATTCACGACGTTGGCAAGCTGGCGCTCGCGTTCGTGCGCGGCGATGACTTCGAGGCGGTTCGTGCCCACCAGGCCGCGCAGCGCTGTGCGTGGCGCGCGGCCGAGCACCACATATTCGGTTACGACCACACCGACGTCGCCGGCGAGTTGCTGCAGAGCTGGACGTTCCCGACGAGCTTGATCGAAATCGTGCGCTTTTACCCGCGCCCCGCGCTGGCTGACCAGGAGCACCGCTCGCTGGTCACGCACATCCACGCCGCCAAGCACCTCGCGCTCTGCATCGGCACCGGCGTCGGCGAAGACGGCTTCCACACCGAGATCGACGAGTCGGCGCTGCGGGAAGAAGGCATCACGCCCGCGATCCTCGACGGCCTGCTGCCGGAGGTGCTGATCACGGCCACCAAGCTGCTCGAGGAAGAAGCGACGCGCGCCCCCTGA
- a CDS encoding phosphoribosylanthranilate isomerase → MIDGIRFKVCGLTSLADAMAADNCGADFLGFILYPKSPRCVALVQAQAIMSKLPDRRKVAVCVEPTTDELARMEQGGFDCFQIHFRPETQLAVIRGWSERVGADRLWLAPKLPPGGHVNADWLPLAETFLLDAFHPNAFGGTGQTGDWSSFARHREAHPGKTWVLAGGLAPENIAEALRTTGAGFVDVNSGVEAVPGIKDHAKLKRFVVRLHEARTASRK, encoded by the coding sequence ATGATCGACGGTATTCGATTCAAAGTCTGCGGGCTCACGTCGCTGGCGGACGCGATGGCCGCCGACAACTGCGGCGCGGATTTCCTGGGCTTCATTCTCTACCCGAAGTCGCCGCGATGCGTCGCGCTCGTGCAGGCCCAGGCGATCATGTCCAAGTTGCCGGACCGCCGGAAAGTCGCCGTGTGCGTCGAGCCGACGACCGACGAACTCGCGCGCATGGAACAGGGGGGATTCGACTGCTTCCAGATTCATTTTCGACCGGAGACTCAGCTTGCGGTGATTCGCGGTTGGTCGGAGCGCGTGGGCGCGGACCGACTCTGGCTCGCGCCGAAGTTGCCGCCGGGCGGCCACGTGAACGCGGACTGGCTGCCGCTGGCCGAGACGTTCCTGCTCGACGCTTTTCACCCGAATGCGTTCGGGGGCACGGGGCAGACCGGCGACTGGTCGAGCTTCGCGCGCCACCGCGAAGCACACCCGGGCAAGACGTGGGTTCTCGCCGGCGGACTGGCGCCCGAGAACATCGCCGAGGCATTGCGCACCACCGGCGCCGGTTTCGTTGATGTGAACAGCGGCGTCGAGGCGGTCCCGGGAATCAAGGACCACGCGAAGCTGAAACGGTTCGTGGTGCGGCTGCACGAAGCGCGCACCGCGTCACGCAAGTGA